The Xiphophorus maculatus strain JP 163 A chromosome 21, X_maculatus-5.0-male, whole genome shotgun sequence genome window below encodes:
- the nsmaf gene encoding protein FAN isoform X1: MAFFKTQERTKERFSLLLLDLEEYYFEQHTAYHVTSPSTKENKIRGSFKVCSRSIIFDPDGLTEPIIKIPLRDCQRIEFVEKENNPFYELRPPAITVSCEQVIFIKESNIIAPYRNERGLKKLTFELEGWSKTEDVVQTLLQLHRASCLDKLGDQTAMIAANLQSRLARSSFDKNCFQSVAERPHMECPVEMVMPLVSNPGHVCVTNENLYFQPLNGHPQHVIQIKLNEVRRIYKRRHGLRPLGLEVFCSENNLCSDIYLKFYYPADRDEIYYYIATFLENHIKEHTAESYMLQWQRGHLSNYEYLLHLNNLADRSCNDLSQYPVFPWVIADYTSTQLDLANSDTFRDLSKPIGALNQERLDRLLARYGGMPEPRFIYGSHYSSPGYVLFYLVRVAPEHMLCLQNGRFDHADRMFNSISETWKNCLEGATDFKELIPEFYRNDSSFLENRLSLDLGRKQNGTLVGDVLLPPWASDASDFLKKHQLALESQYVSEHLHEWIDLVFGFKQRGSEAVEAHNVFHPLTYEGGMDCDSIEDTDQRIAMLTQILEFGQTPKQLFTSPHPQRITPRIQNLTRSSSVNSAVGELSPVSLCEDSSFEDLTEESRKMAWANMGTLKRISSHKIHKEAVTGIAVTRDGASVFSTSQDSTLKMFSKELKEFQRSVSFSNMALSSCLMLADGKTVLCSSWDNNVYFYSIPYGRRQDTLMGHDDAVSEMCWFDNKLYTASWDSTVKVWQCSSKNQPSNKKNTFELLAELEHDAGVNTVGLNPAGTLLASGCKDGTVTIWDTSSYRTLQQVHCHAGTIHHSAFSPDSRHVLSVGDDCCMKVIDVQTGMMISSVKAEEEQRCFCWDGSSVLCGGHSGDLLLWDLLSNTVINRIPAHSGAVTAMWMNELCNTVITGGEDRQILFWRLQS; the protein is encoded by the exons ATGGCGTTTTTCAAGACGCAAGAGCGAACCAAAGAAAG gtTTTCTCTCTTGTTGCTGGACTTGGAGGAATATTACTTTGAGCAGCACACTGCTTACCACGTGACAAGCCCTTCGACAAAGGAGAA taaGATCAGAGGTTCCTTCAAAGTTTGCTCCAGATCCATCATATTTGATCCAGATGGCCTTACAGAGCCAATCATAAAG ATTCCTCTGCGAGACTGTCAGAGAATCGAGTTTGTGGAGAAAGAGAACAATCCTTTTTACGA GCTTAGGCCGCCGGCCATCACAGTCTCTTGTGAACAG gTTATTTTCATTAAGGAAAGCAACATCATTGCGCCGTATAGGAATGAAAGG GGATTAAAGAAATTGACCTTTGAATTGGAAGGTTGGAGTAAAACAGAAGATGTGGTTCAGACATTATTGCAG CTCCACAGGGCTTCCTGTCTGGACAAACTAGGAGACCAGACGGCTATG ATTGCGGCTAATCTGCAGTCCCGACTGGCAAGGTCGTCGTTTGATAAGAATTG TTTTCAGAGTGTTGCAGAGAGGCCACACATGGAGTGTCCTGTAGAGATGGTGATGCCTCTGGTGTCCAACCCGGGCCACGTCTGTGTCACAAATGAAAACCTTTACTTCCAGCCCCTTAATGGACACCCG CAGCATGTGATTCAAATCAAACTGAACGAAGTCAGGAGAATCTACAAACGACGGCACGGGCTCAGGCCTCTG gGGCTGGAGGTGTTCTGTAGTGAGAATAACTTGTGCTCTGACATCTACTTGAAGTTTTACTACCCAGCCGACCGAGATGAAATCTACTACTACATCGCTACGTTTCTGG AGAATCACATCAAGGAGCACACAGCAGAGAGCTACATGCTGCAGTGGCAGCGCGGGCATCTCAGCAACTATGAGTATCTCCTCCATTTGAACAACCTGGCCGACCGCAGCTGCAACGACCTGTCCCAGTACCCCGTCTTCCCCTGGGTCATAGCCGACTACACCAGCACACAGTTAG ACTTGGCAAATTCGGACACGTTCAGAGACCTGAGTAAACCCATCGGAGCCCTGAATCAGGAGCGACTCGACAGACTGCTG GCTCGGTACGGAGGCATGCCTGAACCGCGCTTCATCTACGGGAGCCATTACTCCTCTCCGGGATACGTCCTGTTTTACCTCGTCAGAGTCG CTCCAGAGCACATGCTGTGTCTGCAGAACGGCCGCTTTGACCACGCAGACCGCATGTTCAACAG CATCAgtgaaacatggaaaaactgCTTAGAGGGAGCAACAGACTTTAAAGAG CTGATCCCAGAGTTTTATAGAAACGACTCCAGCTTCCTGGAAAACAGACTGAGTCTGGATTTGGGCCGAAAGCAGAATGGAACGTTAGTCGGTGATGTTCTTCTCCCTCCGTGGGCTTCGG ATGCCAGTGATTTTCTCAAAAAGCACCAGCTTGCCTTGGAGAGTCAGTATGTATCAGAGCACCTTCATGAATGGATCGACTTGGTGTTTGGCTTCAAACAGAGGGGCAGTGAAGCTGTTGAAGCTCATAATG TTTTTCACCCGTTGACCTACGAAGGCGGGATGGACTGTGACAG CATCGAGGACACGGATCAGAGAATAGCCATGCTGACGCAGATCCTGGAGTTCGGCCAGACGCCCAAGCAGCTCTTCACGAGCCCTCACCCCCAGAGGATCACACCCAGGATCCAGAACCTCACACGGAGCTCCAGCGTCAACTCCGCCGTCGGCGAGCTGTCCCCTG TCTCCCTGTGTGAGGACTCGTCGTTTGAAGACCTGACTGAGGAAAGCAGGAAGATGGCCTGGGCCAACATGGGAACTCTGAAGCGAATCTCCAGCCACAAAATCCATAAGGA AGCCGTGACGGGCATCGCTGTGACTCGAGACGGAGCTTCTGTCTTCTCTACATCTCAAG ACTCaacacttaaaatgttttccaaagagCTGAAGGAATTCCAGAGGAGCGTTTCCTTCTCCAACATG GCGTTATCTTCATGCTTGATGCTGGCCGACGGGAAAACTGTGTTGTGTTCTTCATGGGACAACAACGT CTACTTCTACTCCATCCCATACGGCCGGCGGCAGGACACACTGATGGGTCACGATGACGCCGTCAGTGAGATGTGCTGGTTTGATAATAAGCTCTATACGGCATCATGGGATTCCACTGTTAag GTATGGCAGTGTTCCTCTAAAAACCAACccagtaacaaaaaaaatacatttgagttGCTGGCCGAGTTGGAACATGATGCTGGG GTAAACACGGTCGGTCTGAATCCCGCTGGAACTCTGCTGGCGTCTGGCTGCAAAGACGGGACGGTCACCATCTGGGACACCAGCAGCTACCGGACTCTTCAGCAGGTCCACTGCCATGCTGGAACCATTCACCACTCTGCCTTCAGTCCTG ACAGCAGACATGTTCTCAGCGTTGGCGACGACTGCTGTATGAAGGTGATAGACGTTCAGACTGGAATGATGATCTCTTCTGTTAAAGCTGAGGAGGAGCAAAG ATGTTTCTGCTGGGATGGGAGCTCGGTGCTGTGTGGAGGACACTCTGGTGACCTTCTTCTATGGGACCTGCTCAGCAACACGGTCATCAACAGAATCCCCGCTCACTCTG
- the nsmaf gene encoding protein FAN isoform X2 produces MAFFKTQERTKERFSLLLLDLEEYYFEQHTAYHVTSPSTKENKIRGSFKVCSRSIIFDPDGLTEPIIKIPLRDCQRIEFVEKENNPFYELRPPAITVSCEQVIFIKESNIIAPYRNERGLKKLTFELEGWSKTEDVVQTLLQLHRASCLDKLGDQTAMIAANLQSRLARSSFDKNCFQSVAERPHMECPVEMVMPLVSNPGHVCVTNENLYFQPLNGHPHVIQIKLNEVRRIYKRRHGLRPLGLEVFCSENNLCSDIYLKFYYPADRDEIYYYIATFLENHIKEHTAESYMLQWQRGHLSNYEYLLHLNNLADRSCNDLSQYPVFPWVIADYTSTQLDLANSDTFRDLSKPIGALNQERLDRLLARYGGMPEPRFIYGSHYSSPGYVLFYLVRVAPEHMLCLQNGRFDHADRMFNSISETWKNCLEGATDFKELIPEFYRNDSSFLENRLSLDLGRKQNGTLVGDVLLPPWASDASDFLKKHQLALESQYVSEHLHEWIDLVFGFKQRGSEAVEAHNVFHPLTYEGGMDCDSIEDTDQRIAMLTQILEFGQTPKQLFTSPHPQRITPRIQNLTRSSSVNSAVGELSPVSLCEDSSFEDLTEESRKMAWANMGTLKRISSHKIHKEAVTGIAVTRDGASVFSTSQDSTLKMFSKELKEFQRSVSFSNMALSSCLMLADGKTVLCSSWDNNVYFYSIPYGRRQDTLMGHDDAVSEMCWFDNKLYTASWDSTVKVWQCSSKNQPSNKKNTFELLAELEHDAGVNTVGLNPAGTLLASGCKDGTVTIWDTSSYRTLQQVHCHAGTIHHSAFSPDSRHVLSVGDDCCMKVIDVQTGMMISSVKAEEEQRCFCWDGSSVLCGGHSGDLLLWDLLSNTVINRIPAHSGAVTAMWMNELCNTVITGGEDRQILFWRLQS; encoded by the exons ATGGCGTTTTTCAAGACGCAAGAGCGAACCAAAGAAAG gtTTTCTCTCTTGTTGCTGGACTTGGAGGAATATTACTTTGAGCAGCACACTGCTTACCACGTGACAAGCCCTTCGACAAAGGAGAA taaGATCAGAGGTTCCTTCAAAGTTTGCTCCAGATCCATCATATTTGATCCAGATGGCCTTACAGAGCCAATCATAAAG ATTCCTCTGCGAGACTGTCAGAGAATCGAGTTTGTGGAGAAAGAGAACAATCCTTTTTACGA GCTTAGGCCGCCGGCCATCACAGTCTCTTGTGAACAG gTTATTTTCATTAAGGAAAGCAACATCATTGCGCCGTATAGGAATGAAAGG GGATTAAAGAAATTGACCTTTGAATTGGAAGGTTGGAGTAAAACAGAAGATGTGGTTCAGACATTATTGCAG CTCCACAGGGCTTCCTGTCTGGACAAACTAGGAGACCAGACGGCTATG ATTGCGGCTAATCTGCAGTCCCGACTGGCAAGGTCGTCGTTTGATAAGAATTG TTTTCAGAGTGTTGCAGAGAGGCCACACATGGAGTGTCCTGTAGAGATGGTGATGCCTCTGGTGTCCAACCCGGGCCACGTCTGTGTCACAAATGAAAACCTTTACTTCCAGCCCCTTAATGGACACCCG CATGTGATTCAAATCAAACTGAACGAAGTCAGGAGAATCTACAAACGACGGCACGGGCTCAGGCCTCTG gGGCTGGAGGTGTTCTGTAGTGAGAATAACTTGTGCTCTGACATCTACTTGAAGTTTTACTACCCAGCCGACCGAGATGAAATCTACTACTACATCGCTACGTTTCTGG AGAATCACATCAAGGAGCACACAGCAGAGAGCTACATGCTGCAGTGGCAGCGCGGGCATCTCAGCAACTATGAGTATCTCCTCCATTTGAACAACCTGGCCGACCGCAGCTGCAACGACCTGTCCCAGTACCCCGTCTTCCCCTGGGTCATAGCCGACTACACCAGCACACAGTTAG ACTTGGCAAATTCGGACACGTTCAGAGACCTGAGTAAACCCATCGGAGCCCTGAATCAGGAGCGACTCGACAGACTGCTG GCTCGGTACGGAGGCATGCCTGAACCGCGCTTCATCTACGGGAGCCATTACTCCTCTCCGGGATACGTCCTGTTTTACCTCGTCAGAGTCG CTCCAGAGCACATGCTGTGTCTGCAGAACGGCCGCTTTGACCACGCAGACCGCATGTTCAACAG CATCAgtgaaacatggaaaaactgCTTAGAGGGAGCAACAGACTTTAAAGAG CTGATCCCAGAGTTTTATAGAAACGACTCCAGCTTCCTGGAAAACAGACTGAGTCTGGATTTGGGCCGAAAGCAGAATGGAACGTTAGTCGGTGATGTTCTTCTCCCTCCGTGGGCTTCGG ATGCCAGTGATTTTCTCAAAAAGCACCAGCTTGCCTTGGAGAGTCAGTATGTATCAGAGCACCTTCATGAATGGATCGACTTGGTGTTTGGCTTCAAACAGAGGGGCAGTGAAGCTGTTGAAGCTCATAATG TTTTTCACCCGTTGACCTACGAAGGCGGGATGGACTGTGACAG CATCGAGGACACGGATCAGAGAATAGCCATGCTGACGCAGATCCTGGAGTTCGGCCAGACGCCCAAGCAGCTCTTCACGAGCCCTCACCCCCAGAGGATCACACCCAGGATCCAGAACCTCACACGGAGCTCCAGCGTCAACTCCGCCGTCGGCGAGCTGTCCCCTG TCTCCCTGTGTGAGGACTCGTCGTTTGAAGACCTGACTGAGGAAAGCAGGAAGATGGCCTGGGCCAACATGGGAACTCTGAAGCGAATCTCCAGCCACAAAATCCATAAGGA AGCCGTGACGGGCATCGCTGTGACTCGAGACGGAGCTTCTGTCTTCTCTACATCTCAAG ACTCaacacttaaaatgttttccaaagagCTGAAGGAATTCCAGAGGAGCGTTTCCTTCTCCAACATG GCGTTATCTTCATGCTTGATGCTGGCCGACGGGAAAACTGTGTTGTGTTCTTCATGGGACAACAACGT CTACTTCTACTCCATCCCATACGGCCGGCGGCAGGACACACTGATGGGTCACGATGACGCCGTCAGTGAGATGTGCTGGTTTGATAATAAGCTCTATACGGCATCATGGGATTCCACTGTTAag GTATGGCAGTGTTCCTCTAAAAACCAACccagtaacaaaaaaaatacatttgagttGCTGGCCGAGTTGGAACATGATGCTGGG GTAAACACGGTCGGTCTGAATCCCGCTGGAACTCTGCTGGCGTCTGGCTGCAAAGACGGGACGGTCACCATCTGGGACACCAGCAGCTACCGGACTCTTCAGCAGGTCCACTGCCATGCTGGAACCATTCACCACTCTGCCTTCAGTCCTG ACAGCAGACATGTTCTCAGCGTTGGCGACGACTGCTGTATGAAGGTGATAGACGTTCAGACTGGAATGATGATCTCTTCTGTTAAAGCTGAGGAGGAGCAAAG ATGTTTCTGCTGGGATGGGAGCTCGGTGCTGTGTGGAGGACACTCTGGTGACCTTCTTCTATGGGACCTGCTCAGCAACACGGTCATCAACAGAATCCCCGCTCACTCTG